The following are from one region of the Sardina pilchardus chromosome 4, fSarPil1.1, whole genome shotgun sequence genome:
- the ormdl1 gene encoding ORM1-like protein 1, with product MNVGVAHSEVNPNTRVMNSRGIWLTYALGVGMLHIVLLSIPFFSVPVVWTLTNVIHNFGMYVFMHAVKGTPFETPDQGKARLLTHWEQLDYGVQFTSSRKFFTISPIILYFLASFYTKYDPTHFIVNTASLLSVLIPKLPQLHGVRIFGINKY from the exons atgaatgttGGCGTAGCCCACAGTGAAGTAAACCCCAACACTCGAGTTATGAACAGTCGAGGCATTTGGTTAACATACGCTCTTGGTGTCGGAATGCTTCACATTGTCCTGCTAAGCATTCCTTTCTTCAGTGTTCCTGTCGTGTGGACACTCACAAATGTTATACACAATTTT GGAATGTACGTGTTCATGCATGCGGTGAAAGGAACTCCGTTCGAGACCCCCGACCAGGGCAAAGCCAGGCTCTTAACACACTGGGAACAGCTAGACTATGGTGTTCAGTTCACATCATCTAGGAAATTCTTCACCATCTCGCCCATCATTTT ATACTTTCTCGCCAGCTTCTACACAAAATACGACCCCACGCACTTCATCGTAAACACAGCCTCACTTCTGAGTGTTCTTATCCCGAAGCTTCCACAGCTACATGGTGTCCGAATCTTTGGAATCAACAAGTATTAA